Proteins from a single region of Verrucomicrobiota bacterium:
- a CDS encoding aspartate aminotransferase family protein, translated as MSFNLKDTITSRQGENYDLHDRYVNSTLVKVQRTIGFDKVYAKARGSYLYDMDGQEYLDFLSGYGVYNIGRNHPTVKQAIQDVLHMDLPNMVQMDCALLSGLLAEAIVKRTGPLLDAVFFANSGTESVEGALKFARTYTGRSKVIALKGSYHGLTYGALSITHAGNFREQVGPFLGDVDFVPLNNLGALESQLMKQDVAAFIVEPVQGKGVHSSNEIYYPRAQELCHKYGTLFISDEVQTGLGRTGKLFGFQHWDLEPDIITLAKALSGGYVPAAAIVMRREIYQSMFSRMDRCVAHSTTFGRNNLAMACGLATLHVLDDENLCQNAAKRGNEMISRLKELQAKYDIIKEVRGKGLMIAIEFQEPSSLKMKLAWKAVHAVDKGLFAQMIVSPLLEKHRILTQVAGHNMDVLKILPPLIISDKEMEHFINSFESVLQSLSNMTGPIWSFGKNLVTAAVKSGYKSEKETVSA; from the coding sequence ATGTCATTCAATTTAAAGGACACAATTACTTCGCGGCAGGGTGAAAACTACGATCTGCACGATCGTTATGTGAATTCTACTCTTGTAAAAGTTCAACGCACCATTGGCTTCGACAAAGTCTATGCAAAAGCTAGGGGTTCCTATCTTTATGACATGGATGGTCAAGAATACTTAGACTTTCTCAGCGGGTACGGAGTATATAATATAGGACGCAATCACCCCACAGTAAAGCAAGCCATCCAAGATGTCCTGCATATGGATCTGCCGAATATGGTTCAAATGGACTGCGCTCTCTTGTCCGGTCTATTGGCGGAAGCCATAGTAAAGCGAACTGGACCGTTACTAGACGCTGTATTTTTTGCTAACTCGGGAACTGAATCTGTTGAAGGGGCACTGAAATTTGCGAGGACCTATACAGGACGCTCAAAAGTCATCGCGCTCAAAGGATCCTACCACGGGTTGACATATGGAGCACTTTCTATTACCCACGCCGGCAACTTTAGAGAACAAGTTGGCCCCTTCTTGGGTGATGTTGATTTCGTTCCGCTTAATAATCTGGGAGCACTTGAAAGCCAATTGATGAAACAAGATGTGGCGGCTTTTATTGTAGAACCTGTTCAAGGTAAAGGTGTTCATAGCTCCAATGAAATTTACTATCCTCGAGCTCAAGAACTCTGCCACAAGTACGGTACCTTATTCATAAGTGACGAAGTTCAAACAGGACTTGGCAGAACAGGTAAACTCTTTGGCTTTCAGCATTGGGATCTTGAGCCTGATATCATTACTTTAGCCAAAGCGCTCAGTGGAGGTTACGTTCCTGCAGCAGCTATTGTTATGCGCAGAGAAATATACCAAAGTATGTTTTCTAGGATGGATCGTTGTGTAGCTCACTCTACAACATTCGGTCGTAATAATCTAGCAATGGCTTGTGGGCTTGCTACCTTACACGTACTTGATGATGAAAATCTCTGCCAGAATGCAGCTAAGCGGGGTAATGAAATGATCAGTCGCTTAAAGGAGCTTCAGGCTAAATATGACATTATTAAAGAGGTCAGAGGCAAAGGGCTCATGATAGCCATTGAATTCCAAGAGCCCTCTTCACTCAAAATGAAACTGGCGTGGAAAGCTGTTCATGCTGTTGATAAAGGCTTATTTGCCCAGATGATTGTCTCACCTCTTCTTGAAAAACATCGTATTCTTACGCAAGTAGCAGGTCATAATATGGATGTCCTAAAAATTTTGCCGCCCTTGATCATCAGTGATAAAGAAATGGAACACTTTATCAATTCATTCGAATCCGTTTTACAAAGTCTTTCAAATATGACAGGCCCGATATGGTCATTCGGTAAAAATTTGGTTACCGCTGCTGTGAAATCAGGCTATAAATCAGAGAAAGAGACTGTCTCGGCATAA
- the pfkA gene encoding 6-phosphofructokinase: MLKKIAILTSGGDSPGMNPAIRSITRTAINQNIKVLGILNGYQGIFDREFIPLDILEVSGKIRDAGTFLGTSRCKEFRSQEGQQEALKILREQDIHALIVIGGDGSLTGAQCLHNLGFPVIGLPGTIDNDLYGTDMAIGVDTCLNTIISLVDMTKMTAASHKRCFVIEVMGRRSGYLALMSSITTGSQVAVIPEYRVNMDKILASLERRVQRKHNNAVVVVAEGVCGGQEFVDRMLQLGENRIKLEVRLTVLGHVQRGGAPTHFDRLLASRMGEMAVLALQHGETGCMVALSQGKMQLRDFEHILGRKKTLPADAIRLARNIGVEIGDPVEL, encoded by the coding sequence ATGCTTAAAAAAATTGCCATACTGACCTCTGGTGGAGATTCCCCAGGAATGAATCCTGCCATTCGTTCCATTACACGCACAGCTATTAACCAAAATATTAAGGTCTTAGGGATTTTGAACGGCTATCAAGGCATCTTTGATCGTGAATTTATCCCATTAGATATACTAGAAGTAAGTGGAAAAATTCGAGACGCAGGTACTTTTCTTGGAACAAGTCGATGTAAAGAATTCCGAAGTCAGGAAGGACAGCAAGAAGCTCTCAAAATTCTACGTGAGCAAGATATTCATGCTCTGATTGTTATCGGGGGAGACGGTTCTTTAACGGGAGCTCAATGCCTCCATAACCTTGGCTTTCCTGTTATTGGTCTACCGGGAACTATAGATAATGATCTTTACGGAACCGACATGGCTATAGGAGTAGATACATGTCTGAACACTATTATCTCCTTGGTAGATATGACTAAAATGACAGCAGCCTCTCATAAGCGCTGCTTTGTGATTGAAGTCATGGGTAGGCGTTCTGGGTATCTGGCACTTATGTCTTCTATCACGACTGGCTCTCAGGTTGCAGTTATTCCGGAGTATCGTGTGAATATGGACAAAATTCTCGCCAGTCTTGAAAGACGCGTGCAGCGGAAACACAATAATGCAGTGGTGGTCGTAGCTGAAGGAGTCTGTGGCGGGCAAGAATTTGTTGACCGTATGCTTCAGCTAGGAGAAAACCGTATTAAGCTGGAAGTTCGTCTCACAGTTCTTGGCCATGTTCAGCGAGGTGGAGCACCTACTCACTTTGACCGGCTTTTGGCGAGTCGTATGGGTGAAATGGCAGTTCTGGCACTCCAACATGGAGAAACCGGATGTATGGTTGCCCTATCTCAAGGAAAAATGCAGCTCCGCGATTTTGAGCATATTCTAGGACGAAAGAAAACTCTACCTGCCGACGCCATACGCTTGGCCAGAAACATTGGGGTAGAAATTGGTGATCCAGTAGAACTCTAG
- a CDS encoding septum formation initiator family protein — protein MQYMGVQSRFFDPSRVRASRAANSGDLWHRLMPWMYIVILMLFLALGAAVFWPVLKRGQALQDEKVALQRKIENAKIRGRQMDEELLALKNDRLYIERMARDLLNYGREGETIFKFPPYEDSSLPRRSATKPQ, from the coding sequence ATGCAATATATGGGGGTGCAATCTAGATTTTTCGACCCTAGTCGTGTTAGAGCCTCCCGGGCCGCAAACTCGGGAGACTTGTGGCATAGGCTTATGCCCTGGATGTATATAGTTATCCTCATGCTATTCCTGGCTTTAGGGGCGGCAGTGTTTTGGCCTGTTTTGAAGCGCGGTCAGGCTTTGCAAGATGAAAAAGTCGCACTGCAACGCAAAATAGAGAATGCTAAAATCAGAGGCCGGCAGATGGATGAAGAGTTATTAGCACTGAAGAATGACCGTCTTTACATCGAAAGAATGGCGAGAGATCTACTAAACTATGGTCGCGAGGGTGAAACTATTTTCAAATTCCCACCTTATGAAGACTCCAGCCTTCCTAGACGTTCTGCTACGAAGCCTCAATAA
- the eno gene encoding phosphopyruvate hydratase, which yields MSYLTRSTKIKAVKAREVLDSRGNPTLEAEVHLECGAYGLALVPSGASTGVNEALELRDGDKKRYLGKGVEKARDNVNKKIASALVDQDATDQVEIDRLMLELDSTTNKKNLGANAILAVSLATAHAAASAVGLPLYRYLGGPNAKVLPVPMCNIINGGAHSDAPIDFQEFMIIPKGAPTFREAIRYGTEIFHALKSILHDRKLGTAVGDEGGFAPNLSSTEEALEVIADAVKKAGYELGKDIFIALDVASSEFYDESKKAYVFKKSGSGEKTVEELVDFYAELQKKYPIISIEDGCAEEDWDGWKKLTDKIGDKTQLVGDDLFVTNVDFLKKGIDLGVGNSILVKVNQIGSLTETFDAIEMAKNASYTAVISHRSGETEDSTIADIAVATNAGQIKTGSFSRTDRIAKYNRLLRIEEELGDHAIYGGAI from the coding sequence ATGAGTTACCTTACACGTTCGACAAAAATTAAAGCGGTCAAGGCTCGCGAGGTTCTTGATTCAAGAGGGAACCCAACATTAGAGGCTGAGGTACATTTAGAGTGTGGTGCCTATGGGTTAGCGCTGGTTCCATCTGGTGCAAGCACTGGTGTAAATGAAGCTTTAGAACTACGTGATGGAGATAAAAAGCGTTATCTTGGCAAAGGAGTTGAGAAGGCTCGTGACAATGTAAATAAAAAGATAGCTTCTGCACTAGTCGATCAAGATGCTACGGATCAAGTTGAGATTGATCGTCTAATGTTGGAACTTGATAGCACTACAAATAAAAAGAATTTGGGTGCGAACGCAATACTGGCTGTATCCTTAGCTACTGCTCATGCAGCCGCTTCTGCGGTAGGACTACCACTATATAGATACTTAGGAGGACCTAATGCGAAAGTACTCCCGGTTCCGATGTGCAATATTATTAATGGTGGGGCTCATTCTGACGCACCGATTGATTTCCAAGAATTTATGATCATACCTAAGGGAGCTCCAACATTCCGTGAGGCCATTCGCTATGGAACAGAAATCTTTCATGCTCTGAAATCCATTCTTCACGATCGCAAGCTTGGTACTGCGGTAGGGGATGAAGGGGGGTTTGCTCCTAATCTGAGTTCTACAGAAGAGGCTCTTGAAGTGATAGCAGACGCAGTGAAAAAGGCTGGTTATGAACTAGGTAAAGACATCTTTATTGCGCTTGATGTTGCAAGTAGTGAATTCTATGACGAAAGCAAAAAAGCTTATGTCTTCAAGAAATCCGGCAGTGGAGAGAAAACAGTTGAAGAGTTAGTGGATTTTTATGCGGAGTTACAAAAGAAATACCCCATTATTTCTATTGAAGATGGATGTGCCGAAGAGGACTGGGATGGTTGGAAGAAATTAACAGATAAAATCGGTGATAAGACTCAATTGGTAGGCGATGATTTATTTGTTACCAACGTAGATTTTCTGAAAAAAGGTATCGATTTAGGCGTTGGAAACTCCATACTAGTAAAAGTAAACCAAATTGGCTCATTAACGGAAACATTTGATGCTATTGAAATGGCGAAGAACGCAAGTTATACCGCAGTTATTAGTCACCGCAGTGGGGAGACAGAGGATTCTACAATAGCTGACATAGCTGTTGCTACCAATGCGGGGCAAATCAAGACCGGTTCTTTTTCTCGGACTGATCGAATCGCAAAATATAATCGATTATTAAGGATTGAAGAAGAGCTAGGAGATCATGCAATATATGGGGGTGCAATCTAG